Proteins from a genomic interval of Acetobacterium woodii DSM 1030:
- the cobK gene encoding precorrin-6A reductase has protein sequence MSKVLVLAGTTDAKTVIERLFKKNYELAVSVTTRMGSGMLDEFHNLNIYQGKMNKEQITHLLQTINPICLIDASNPFSSEISRNAINVCRFEAVPYIRFERERLNYADDPDITIVKNYGEACDALMNCEGNILLTLGSNKIETFKRIPDYAQRIYLRVLPDWKVLSKLENLGFNCKNIIAIKGPYNENLNIELFKYCQASVLVTKESGNMGGVVDKINAAKKLGMKIILVDRMEENCSNKYNSVEELLKCVERIDKGRQN, from the coding sequence ATGTCAAAAGTATTGGTGCTTGCAGGAACAACGGATGCAAAAACAGTAATTGAAAGATTATTTAAAAAGAATTATGAGCTGGCGGTATCAGTAACGACGCGGATGGGAAGCGGCATGCTGGACGAATTTCATAATTTGAATATTTATCAGGGCAAAATGAACAAAGAACAGATTACTCATTTACTGCAAACAATAAATCCTATTTGCTTAATTGATGCCTCTAATCCTTTTTCCTCAGAAATAAGCCGAAATGCTATCAACGTTTGTAGATTTGAAGCCGTTCCCTATATCCGGTTTGAGCGGGAACGGTTAAACTACGCGGATGATCCCGATATTACCATCGTTAAAAATTATGGTGAAGCGTGTGATGCTTTGATGAATTGTGAAGGGAATATCCTGCTTACTTTAGGGAGTAATAAAATCGAAACCTTCAAAAGAATTCCTGACTATGCGCAGCGGATCTATTTACGGGTATTGCCCGATTGGAAGGTTTTAAGCAAGCTCGAAAATCTGGGTTTTAATTGTAAAAACATCATCGCCATTAAAGGCCCCTATAATGAAAACTTAAACATTGAATTGTTTAAATACTGTCAGGCATCGGTATTGGTGACAAAAGAAAGTGGTAATATGGGTGGTGTGGTGGATAAGATCAATGCCGCCAAAAAGCTGGGGATGAAGATTATCCTAGTTGATCGAATGGAAGAGAACTGCAGTAACAAATACAATTCGGTTGAAGAACTGCTAAAGTGTGTCGAGCGGATTGATAAAGGTCGACAGAATTAA
- a CDS encoding adenosylcobinamide amidohydrolase, producing the protein MMLGVTATGDPIHRYHRCLVVPFAGPRKVISTAMEHGGYQENLTAVFNQDVNPGPGRLCEHMEPGQQEKMQTFIREELGLDPDTVARMATIVAMESAAIKSETYDILTVTAITTASLEVNGGRIGEKATSYEKNGEYVNLRPGTINSMVFVSGNMTPGCMARAMVTATEAKTAACQELMAGSLYSTGIATGSGTDNLMIICDSESTNQLTYAGKHGKLGELIGRLVRDTVKESLNAHMALNPLTQHRILARMKRYGVTEGTFFKKFNELSQEGQRHFPEWIDRLHRLDQEDELVTWTSLYVHLLDQLGWGLLSGVEAINSGAIILKQIAKGQAVNREQSIKAHESAEVVIQKMVNSFVTTLSEMVMAKEINFNSEGEKSSNEKTV; encoded by the coding sequence ATGATGTTGGGGGTAACGGCAACCGGAGATCCGATCCATCGCTATCACCGCTGTCTGGTGGTACCCTTTGCCGGACCGCGAAAGGTGATCAGCACTGCTATGGAGCACGGCGGCTATCAGGAAAATTTAACTGCGGTATTCAATCAGGATGTCAACCCTGGGCCGGGCCGATTGTGTGAACACATGGAACCCGGCCAGCAGGAAAAAATGCAGACTTTTATCCGGGAGGAGTTGGGGTTAGATCCGGACACAGTGGCTCGGATGGCGACCATTGTGGCCATGGAAAGTGCGGCCATTAAAAGCGAAACCTATGATATTCTGACCGTGACGGCCATTACCACGGCCAGTCTGGAAGTCAATGGTGGTCGCATTGGTGAAAAAGCGACCAGCTATGAAAAAAATGGCGAATATGTCAATTTAAGACCGGGAACGATTAATAGTATGGTCTTTGTCAGTGGCAATATGACACCGGGTTGCATGGCTCGGGCTATGGTGACAGCGACAGAGGCTAAAACGGCCGCCTGTCAAGAACTGATGGCTGGCAGCCTTTACTCAACCGGCATCGCTACCGGATCAGGGACTGATAACTTGATGATTATTTGTGATAGCGAGTCGACGAACCAACTGACCTATGCTGGCAAGCATGGTAAGCTGGGAGAACTGATCGGGCGATTGGTCCGGGATACGGTCAAAGAATCCCTTAACGCGCATATGGCCTTAAACCCGCTTACTCAACATCGAATCTTAGCGCGAATGAAACGTTATGGGGTTACTGAGGGAACTTTTTTCAAAAAATTTAATGAACTTAGTCAAGAAGGTCAACGCCACTTTCCCGAATGGATCGACCGTCTTCATCGCTTGGATCAGGAGGATGAGCTGGTAACCTGGACTTCCCTCTATGTGCATCTGCTGGATCAGCTGGGCTGGGGTTTATTGTCTGGCGTGGAAGCCATTAATAGCGGCGCAATCATTCTTAAGCAGATTGCCAAAGGGCAGGCTGTTAATCGTGAACAATCGATCAAAGCGCATGAATCCGCGGAAGTAGTGATTCAAAAAATGGTAAATTCTTTTGTGACGACCCTTTCTGAAATGGTCATGGCAAAAGAAATAAATTTTAACTCAGAAGGAGAAAAGAGTAGTAATGAAAAGACAGTTTAA
- a CDS encoding energy-coupling factor ABC transporter ATP-binding protein: MNEPILKVSNLHYSYGNGNPALDGVSVDIYKGEKIAVIGSNGSGKSTFFLNANGVLKADHGEISYQGTVINKKNIKELRKNIGIVFQDADNQIIASTVMAEVGFGPMNLKLPKDEVIRRVDEALTYMNILDFKDRPPHYLSGGEKKRVTIADIIAMKSEVIIFDEPTAALDPLNAQMLEEVLVKLGEEGKTMLISTHDVDFAYRWAERAIVFDQGKIIADGTPLEIFKRPEILEQANLKRPAMLDVYEMLVENKMITDTNEYPTSPQDLKILLEQQFKH; encoded by the coding sequence ATGAACGAACCAATACTTAAGGTCAGCAACCTCCATTACAGTTATGGAAATGGCAATCCGGCCCTGGATGGTGTCAGTGTCGATATTTATAAAGGCGAGAAAATCGCCGTCATCGGGTCTAATGGCTCCGGAAAATCGACTTTTTTTCTCAATGCCAATGGCGTGCTAAAGGCTGATCATGGTGAGATTAGTTATCAGGGGACCGTTATTAATAAAAAAAATATCAAAGAGTTACGAAAAAATATCGGGATTGTATTTCAGGATGCTGACAATCAGATTATTGCTTCGACCGTGATGGCGGAAGTGGGATTTGGGCCGATGAATTTAAAATTACCTAAAGATGAGGTTATTCGGCGGGTTGATGAGGCCCTGACCTATATGAATATTTTGGATTTTAAAGATCGTCCGCCTCATTATTTGAGTGGCGGCGAAAAAAAACGAGTGACCATAGCTGATATTATTGCGATGAAATCAGAGGTTATTATCTTTGATGAACCAACAGCAGCTCTGGACCCGCTGAACGCGCAGATGCTGGAAGAAGTTCTGGTCAAGCTGGGTGAAGAGGGGAAGACCATGCTAATCTCGACCCACGATGTTGATTTTGCATATCGTTGGGCAGAACGGGCGATTGTTTTTGATCAAGGGAAAATTATTGCCGATGGAACACCATTGGAGATTTTTAAACGTCCCGAAATTCTGGAACAGGCAAATCTGAAACGACCGGCAATGCTGGATGTATATGAAATGTTGGTGGAGAATAAAATGATAACGGATACGAATGAATACCCCACCAGTCCGCAGGATTTGAAAATTTTACTGGAACAACAGTTTAAACACTAA
- a CDS encoding energy-coupling factor ABC transporter permease, whose product MNRSLNIREKRFVAIAAAIALVFGFTPVANAMHIMEGYLPVGFCIAWGVICVPFLIAGYMSIKKTLKENPKTITLLAMAGAYVFVLSSLKIPSVTGSCSHMTGTGLGAILFGPTAVSILGIIVLLFQAILLAHGGLTTLGANTFSMAIAGPFVTYGIYILSKKGKINRHVGVFLAAAIGDLFTYCVTAFQLAAAYPSESGGIGVSMIKFLAVFAPTQVPLAIIEGILTVVIIIGLETYAQPELNDLGYITGGTK is encoded by the coding sequence ATGAACAGAAGTTTAAACATCAGAGAAAAAAGATTTGTTGCGATTGCAGCAGCAATTGCATTGGTCTTTGGATTCACGCCGGTGGCTAACGCTATGCACATTATGGAAGGTTATCTTCCTGTTGGTTTTTGTATTGCCTGGGGGGTGATCTGTGTTCCCTTTTTGATTGCCGGTTATATGTCAATCAAAAAAACACTCAAGGAAAATCCCAAAACCATTACCTTGCTGGCGATGGCAGGAGCCTATGTTTTTGTATTATCATCTTTAAAAATACCCTCAGTTACCGGTAGTTGTTCACATATGACCGGAACTGGTTTGGGAGCGATTCTTTTTGGACCGACAGCAGTTAGTATTTTAGGAATTATCGTATTGCTTTTTCAGGCTATTTTACTTGCTCATGGCGGGTTGACAACACTGGGAGCCAATACTTTTTCAATGGCAATTGCCGGCCCATTTGTTACTTACGGCATTTATATTTTAAGTAAAAAAGGTAAAATTAACCGACATGTGGGTGTTTTTTTAGCGGCGGCGATCGGAGACTTATTCACTTATTGTGTAACCGCATTTCAGCTGGCAGCAGCCTATCCCTCAGAGAGTGGTGGAATTGGAGTCTCGATGATTAAATTCCTGGCGGTATTTGCACCGACTCAGGTTCCTTTGGCGATCATTGAAGGGATTCTAACCGTGGTAATCATTATTGGACTTGAAACTTATGCACAACCGGAGCTGAATGATCTGGGATATATTACCGGAGGTACAAAATAA
- a CDS encoding ABC transporter ATP-binding protein → MKPVIFTANLNVGYDKKVVVEQVNICANRGELICLLGPNGSGKSTILRTLTGLQPPVTGRVEINGMDIATIKKAELAKKMAIVLTEQVSLGLLTVFEIASMGRYPHTNFLGKLSKEDESIVDEALDLVDAGTLKNRYYFELSDGEKQKVMIARALVQEPELIVLDEPTSHLDVRHKVEVISILRKLCLEKGITVVLSLHDIDIAIKGCQKILLIEKGKVKAQGTPEEIIKTGTIQNLYSIEGANYNELLGCLEFCSPVLPEVFITGGNGTGTGVYRAVSRAGFGMCCGVLHSNDIDLHVAKALNCDVIEEDSFSRISEKHYADAAAKMAKMHYVIDTGFPVGKTNEHNLDLIIDALKMGKTVFSLTAQSELKGRFGDWSEKIKCCKNPAEILKIIPPQTGSGC, encoded by the coding sequence ATGAAACCAGTAATCTTTACTGCAAATTTGAACGTTGGTTATGATAAAAAGGTAGTTGTTGAACAAGTCAACATTTGTGCAAATCGGGGGGAGCTGATTTGTTTATTAGGTCCTAATGGATCAGGAAAATCAACTATTTTGCGGACCTTGACGGGATTACAGCCACCAGTAACCGGGCGGGTAGAAATCAATGGCATGGATATCGCGACCATCAAAAAAGCAGAGTTAGCTAAAAAAATGGCCATTGTTCTGACTGAACAGGTATCGTTAGGACTACTGACCGTTTTTGAAATTGCTTCGATGGGTCGATATCCGCACACTAATTTTCTGGGGAAATTATCAAAAGAGGATGAAAGCATCGTCGATGAGGCCCTTGACCTGGTCGATGCTGGCACTTTGAAAAATCGCTATTACTTCGAACTCAGCGATGGCGAAAAACAAAAGGTCATGATTGCCCGGGCTCTGGTTCAGGAACCGGAACTGATTGTCCTGGACGAACCCACCAGTCATCTGGATGTTCGGCATAAGGTTGAAGTCATCAGCATTTTAAGAAAGCTCTGCCTGGAAAAAGGAATCACCGTGGTCTTATCGCTTCATGATATTGATATAGCCATTAAAGGCTGTCAAAAAATTTTGTTAATAGAAAAGGGTAAGGTCAAAGCCCAGGGAACACCGGAGGAGATTATTAAAACCGGTACGATTCAGAATCTCTATTCAATTGAGGGGGCTAACTATAATGAACTGCTGGGGTGTTTGGAATTCTGTTCCCCGGTATTACCGGAAGTTTTTATTACCGGTGGCAATGGTACTGGAACCGGTGTGTATCGGGCGGTATCACGGGCTGGTTTTGGGATGTGCTGTGGGGTACTGCATAGTAATGACATTGATTTACATGTAGCCAAAGCGCTCAATTGTGATGTCATTGAAGAAGACTCTTTCAGCCGGATCAGTGAAAAGCATTATGCCGATGCCGCGGCTAAAATGGCTAAAATGCATTATGTTATTGATACGGGTTTCCCGGTGGGAAAAACGAATGAGCACAATCTGGATTTAATCATTGATGCGCTTAAAATGGGAAAAACCGTTTTTAGTTTAACGGCTCAAAGTGAATTAAAAGGACGATTCGGGGACTGGTCTGAAAAAATCAAATGCTGTAAAAATCCGGCGGAGATTCTTAAGATCATTCCACCGCAAACGGGAAGCGGGTGTTGA
- a CDS encoding FecCD family ABC transporter permease has translation MESIKNRKARQISILVLILGAIVVISVYSISVGSINISIPDILSILSGKAVADDTFGPIIMNIRLPRTLATIMGGACLALSGLLLQIFFKNPIVEPYILGISSGATLFVGLVLLGGFSFGLKSLPPMGLFTGAFLGAMLVMVVVVFAAQKVKNITTLLIIGMMAGFICNAFTSILTAFADKEQLHGFVMWSMGSFSGFSWPQVQFLYGIGCPMIILAFILSKPLNAMLFGENYAISMGLSMKKFRVIVILIASVLTATITAFAGPISFVGLAVPHMVRITLGTSDNRILIPGVILAGALMTGVCDLIARMILSPVELPLGVITALIGAPIVVYLLVHKTKGNEL, from the coding sequence ATGGAAAGTATTAAAAACAGAAAAGCGCGACAAATCAGTATTTTGGTCTTAATTCTGGGGGCTATTGTGGTGATCTCGGTCTACAGTATCAGCGTCGGTTCCATCAATATCAGTATCCCGGATATTTTATCGATTTTGTCGGGAAAAGCAGTGGCCGATGATACTTTTGGCCCGATTATTATGAACATTCGCCTGCCCAGAACCTTGGCGACCATCATGGGGGGCGCCTGTCTGGCACTTTCCGGTTTGTTGCTGCAGATTTTTTTTAAAAATCCCATCGTAGAGCCCTATATTTTAGGGATCTCATCCGGGGCGACCTTGTTTGTGGGCCTGGTATTATTGGGTGGATTCTCATTTGGGCTGAAGTCTTTGCCACCGATGGGATTGTTTACTGGCGCCTTTCTGGGGGCCATGCTGGTGATGGTGGTGGTGGTTTTTGCAGCTCAAAAAGTCAAAAATATCACGACGCTTTTAATTATTGGGATGATGGCGGGGTTTATTTGCAATGCCTTTACCAGTATCCTTACGGCTTTTGCTGACAAAGAACAGCTGCATGGTTTTGTGATGTGGTCGATGGGGAGCTTTTCGGGTTTTTCCTGGCCGCAGGTCCAGTTTTTATATGGCATCGGTTGTCCGATGATAATCCTTGCCTTTATTTTGAGTAAACCACTCAATGCCATGCTTTTTGGTGAAAATTATGCGATCTCGATGGGATTAAGCATGAAAAAATTCCGGGTAATTGTGATCCTTATTGCCAGTGTTTTAACGGCAACGATCACGGCCTTTGCCGGGCCAATTTCGTTTGTTGGCCTGGCCGTTCCGCATATGGTGCGAATTACCTTGGGGACTTCTGATAACCGTATTCTGATTCCCGGGGTGATCTTAGCCGGAGCCCTGATGACTGGGGTCTGTGATCTGATTGCACGGATGATTCTTTCCCCCGTTGAACTGCCATTAGGGGTGATTACAGCCTTAATCGGGGCACCGATTGTTGTTTATTTACTAGTCCATAAAACGAAAGGAAATGAGCTATGA
- the cbiQ gene encoding cobalt ECF transporter T component CbiQ has translation MENSLNEPRSFIQSAKSVEYQANRHQKNHHHKIGHKHGEGSSIDFYAYASKIRSWNPTFKVVFSFVTLLLCVGLNNPLVSVAVIIGMAYLTVIKGGLPLRAYISVLLIPITFIILGTVAIGIDFSSQPLGQFNLFLGFGYVFTSVDKLQQMVFLMLKVFGAISAMIMMTLSTPSSEIIGVLRKAHVPKLIIELMNLIYRYIFILMDVFNNMRNSADSRQGYCDFKTSCYTFGSVASNMLVVSLKKANAYYTAMEARGYEGDLVFLEDEKKIQVSHLIIGATFIIFLILLGIMTY, from the coding sequence ATGGAAAACAGTTTAAATGAACCGCGTAGCTTTATTCAAAGTGCCAAAAGTGTCGAGTATCAAGCGAACCGACATCAAAAAAATCATCACCATAAAATTGGACATAAACACGGGGAAGGATCATCGATTGATTTTTATGCCTATGCATCAAAAATCAGATCATGGAATCCCACGTTTAAAGTAGTTTTTTCATTTGTGACATTATTGCTTTGTGTGGGGTTGAATAATCCGCTGGTGTCCGTCGCCGTTATCATCGGGATGGCTTATCTAACCGTTATAAAAGGGGGGCTGCCACTACGGGCATACATTTCGGTGTTGTTGATTCCGATTACCTTTATCATTCTTGGAACCGTTGCCATCGGGATTGACTTTTCAAGTCAACCATTAGGCCAATTTAATCTTTTTCTTGGTTTTGGTTATGTTTTTACGTCGGTTGACAAACTCCAACAAATGGTGTTTTTAATGCTAAAGGTGTTTGGGGCGATCAGTGCCATGATCATGATGACTTTATCGACACCGTCTTCAGAAATCATCGGGGTACTCCGAAAAGCACATGTGCCCAAGTTGATTATTGAATTGATGAATCTGATCTATCGGTATATTTTTATTTTGATGGATGTTTTTAATAACATGAGAAATTCGGCTGATTCCCGGCAGGGCTACTGCGATTTTAAAACATCCTGTTATACCTTTGGCAGTGTCGCCAGTAATATGCTGGTGGTTTCATTAAAAAAGGCCAATGCCTATTATACCGCCATGGAAGCCAGAGGGTATGAAGGCGATCTCGTTTTTTTGGAAGACGAAAAAAAGATCCAGGTGAGCCATCTGATCATTGGTGCAACCTTTATAATTTTTCTGATTCTGCTTGGGATTATGACGTATTAG
- a CDS encoding ABC transporter substrate-binding protein has protein sequence MKRQFKRLAVIAITAVIVMTTMAGLTGCQSSDKSYKSEDGNTIKLQYAKNFNIEYLDNNNKIVTDGEGKQMLLLQKGQEAPAEYKDLPAITIPIDDAIYTSTTQVGFLRAFDDETLFDSIVGVRMKAEDWDFDAMKNRMLEGKIKDIGSNSATSSSYDYEIIQSLNPKIVFTATGMGSEQQKLMEMLTQNNIPYLYDSSSTEADYRGTMEWMKFYSAFYNLEKEATEYYDKAMKRIDEMKAKVENTEKPKVAWAIISSGKIYVQNAGSKAAQMVRDAGGEYLFDDIGVGKDSVSVLTPEEFYSRVSKADYYINSGMPKYGPDIKSITDQVPVVADLPIYSSGNVWQITDNFWSTYHTIDQKYLDLAAIFHPELYPDYEVTQFVNMPAVAK, from the coding sequence ATGAAAAGACAGTTTAAACGGTTAGCGGTGATTGCAATCACGGCAGTTATAGTAATGACAACAATGGCAGGACTGACGGGTTGTCAGTCGAGTGACAAGAGTTACAAAAGCGAGGATGGGAATACCATTAAATTGCAGTATGCTAAGAATTTTAACATCGAATATCTGGATAACAATAACAAGATTGTTACCGATGGTGAAGGCAAACAGATGTTGTTGCTGCAAAAAGGTCAAGAAGCACCAGCCGAATACAAGGATCTGCCGGCAATTACCATTCCCATTGATGATGCCATCTACACCAGTACCACTCAGGTTGGCTTTTTACGGGCTTTTGATGACGAAACCCTGTTTGACAGTATCGTCGGCGTTCGGATGAAGGCCGAAGACTGGGATTTTGATGCGATGAAAAACCGAATGTTAGAGGGCAAGATCAAGGATATCGGTTCCAATTCAGCTACCAGCAGCAGCTATGATTATGAAATCATTCAGTCATTAAATCCCAAAATTGTCTTTACCGCAACGGGGATGGGTAGCGAACAGCAGAAATTGATGGAGATGCTGACCCAGAATAATATTCCCTATCTTTATGATTCATCCAGTACCGAAGCGGATTATCGGGGAACCATGGAATGGATGAAATTCTATTCGGCTTTTTATAATCTGGAAAAAGAAGCCACTGAGTATTATGATAAGGCCATGAAACGCATCGATGAAATGAAAGCTAAGGTAGAAAATACTGAAAAACCTAAAGTGGCCTGGGCGATTATTTCATCCGGTAAAATTTATGTTCAGAATGCCGGGTCGAAAGCTGCGCAAATGGTTCGTGATGCCGGCGGTGAATACCTTTTTGATGATATTGGGGTTGGCAAAGACAGTGTCTCTGTTTTAACTCCGGAAGAGTTTTACAGTCGGGTTTCCAAGGCTGATTATTATATTAACTCTGGGATGCCAAAGTATGGGCCAGATATTAAATCGATTACCGATCAGGTGCCGGTAGTAGCGGATCTGCCGATTTATAGCAGTGGTAATGTCTGGCAGATTACGGATAATTTCTGGTCGACTTATCATACCATCGATCAGAAATACCTGGATTTGGCGGCGATTTTCCATCCTGAGCTGTACCCGGATTATGAGGTCACGCAGTTTGTTAATATGCCGGCCGTAGCTAAGT
- a CDS encoding energy-coupling factor ABC transporter substrate-binding protein, which produces MTTTKKTVIGLLILVVLIAAVPLFMLQGAEFGGSDDAGSAVVSEITGTEYVPWFTPVLETAINGELPGEIESLFFCVQTGIGVGIIAFVMGRFVERKKKEDGPKNQKNQKKVK; this is translated from the coding sequence ATGACAACTACAAAAAAAACAGTGATTGGTCTTTTGATATTGGTAGTATTAATTGCCGCAGTGCCGCTATTTATGTTACAGGGTGCAGAATTTGGCGGTTCAGATGATGCGGGAAGCGCTGTTGTTTCCGAGATTACCGGGACAGAATATGTGCCATGGTTTACCCCTGTTTTAGAAACCGCGATTAACGGAGAATTACCAGGTGAAATTGAGAGTTTGTTTTTCTGTGTTCAAACCGGTATCGGAGTGGGCATTATTGCTTTTGTGATGGGACGATTTGTCGAACGTAAAAAAAAGGAAGACGGTCCCAAAAACCAAAAAAATCAGAAAAAAGTTAAATAA